The Clarias gariepinus isolate MV-2021 ecotype Netherlands chromosome 12, CGAR_prim_01v2, whole genome shotgun sequence region AAATATGTAAGAACTCTGTTAAAAATATGTACTTTTAAACTAATGCTTCTTAAGTGGTTTGGGGTTCCAATTAatctgataaataataataataataataataataataataataataagcaaagtttaaatacattttaagccttttaaataatataaaatgtaaaaaaaaaatgccaataGCATTTATTCAGGttataaattacaaataataaattataaactgCAGGAGGTCATAACTTTTGCCTTACATTCtcttacaaaaaagaaaaatgaaagcgCATTTGAGTCATTTATAAATAAGTCCCACATTGCTTCACCATTTCGTCTGTCTTCACTTATCGTAAAGGGTGTGACATTACAATTACTAGAAATCTATACTAAGGAACATAGGATATCTAATTAAAATGCACTTCAATCACGTGTCACTTATTACCAAATCATCCAGCTTTATTAAAGAAAGGGTTGCTGCAGAAAGTGCATCACTTCTGATACAGTGTGTGCGGTGTAATGGAAACAATGAGTGCTGTGCCTTCATTCATACTTCTTTTCTCCTCTTTGAGGTAAGAACTGATTTCCACTTTTTGTTTGACAAATCTTTGCAAATGCTAAGGTGTTTATGAATTAAATGTGACATAATGAACCTCTTAAAATTTTCAACTTGATTTAaatttcttaaattaatatgacAAAAATATGCAAAGTATAATATATTGCCACACAATATGTTATTGCAGCTTCAGTTTGGCATCCGTGCAGCAGGATGTATATGAGGACCTCTGGAGTATGAATATGGACATCGCAAACAAAACTCTCCAACTTGACTTCATGCAGCAAATGCAATCCAACAGTCTACAAGCTGAGCGCTATGTCAACTTCACCTTGCAGGACATCAACTATGTGCGAGAGGTTACCGGTATGCTGAAAATAATGAGCAAGAAGGTCAAAAAACCAAAAGACCTTAGTGACTTAATAACAGGAAGATACAACAGTTACAAATCATTTTTGGACTTATTAATTCAGCAATATTTCTTTAAGGTAAGAGCCGAAACAATGCAAAAGAAattacaatgtactgtatacgtgATATATCtctgttataaatataattcaaTTGACATTAtgtccctgaatacagaatgCAGCTTCTATCAAACCAACACCAGCCATGAAGAAATATCTGGCAACTTACAGACAGGCGATGACCAAAGACCCTATTTACTTTGCTGTAGCTCTCGTGCCCTGTGCAAGGCTCTGGGTGTGGCTGGCCAACAACGTGGAGTTACCACCTACCAATGTCTACCACACATGGCAAGAAGACAATAAGAATGGAAACCCTAAAAAGCATTACAGAGATGTACTGAACAAATATCTAGATACAGCGGAAAAAATCAACGTAGCCAAGGCAATTTTCCGCACGCAAATGCAGAACGAGCATGACTTTTTTGAAACTTCTTGAGCTGATCATATTTTAGGTTTGGCAGGCTTATGCTTTCTCATAAAAGTGCTTAAATACTAGATAAACCCTCATGAATTAGCCACCACTGTTTTAATTATTGGCGTTGTTAATGTTGTTAATGAAGTTTTTGCTTTAAGGCATAAGACATGTTTTTCAGGAGaatcattaattttaaaatgtaatatttatgtgATTAAaagcatatatttaaaaaacttcaTGTGTGAATTTCTATTCTTTTGCACTGTCTGCATGGGCTCCCTCAGGGGGTTTTGGTTTCAAAAATATTCGGGCTGGTTGATGAACTGGTGACAATGAATTGCCCTCATGGTcagaatcagtgtgtgtgtgtgtgtgagagagagagggagcgagtGCGTGCGCGATCGCGCTTCTTACAGAATCCAGATTCCCGTAAgtcaataatgaaaaaataaaataataataataataataataataataataataataataataataaatgagtgaACAAGTAAGGCAACAAACTTAAACTTAACAGAAAcgttgaaataaaaatattcttttctgcattgcaattttaaTCTTCGGCACTTAAATTTTTTGTAGTTGTACATTTCAAATTGAAAGAtcatttaaccatttaaaaagtaattgcaaAAATATAGACCTTACTAAATTGCCtttcaaaaaatattttcaactGAGAATACTATCTTAGGCAGCAGAGTGTACTaggttagcactatcgccttggGTCGGggatttgattcctgcctcttggtctatgtgcatggtgcatgttctccctgtgcctggtgggttttcctccaaacaatccaaagacatgaatattaagctaactggtgttccccaattgccagtagtgtgtgaatgaatgtgtggtTATGTggatgtgccctgcgatggattggcatcctgtccagagTGTAGCTCACCATGTCttctgtatacaagataaaccAGTacagatgagtgagtgagaataccatctttattatttttcaacctCACCAAGTCAGTCTGCCAAAAGTTTCACTCACCATCTattctgctttatcctgtgtacagggtccggggggcctagagcctatcccaggagacttaggcacGAGGCGATGTACACCTGgctggggtgccaatccattgcaaagcacaaacacatacacactgttcTGTGGACTGTAGTAGGAAACATGACCATTCTgggggaacccaccaagcacggggagatcatgcaaactccatgcacacagacccgaggttgGTCTGCCAACATTCAGGTATTACAGTTAAaatgaaggggggaaaaaatctgcatttttttttattgcaacatgtttttgttctgttcatgtaatttgacactgtttAACACTGCActggaccggcactgcatccagtggctgggttcagggcactggctggggatcgaacccggccttccgcatggcaggcgaaacacctgcCACCGAGCCACCATATTACATAGCAATTGTGGTACCCAATAAATATGGTATTTACCAAAGACAATGGAGGTTACCATAAGAGGTATTGGTAACCTTTGGAGGTTCCATAAGGGATGCAGTGGCACTGCACAGATTACTATAAAAGAGACAGTGTAAGTACCATGACAATTGGAAATACAGTATACCACAAAGAGaccaatttttaaaaaggaaaaaacggGGTACATTGatacgctctctctctctctctcttattaggttttgtctgtacattgagcATAATTgttagatggttgttgatcagtggGTCTGCGCGTATTTATCAGTTTAGTTCCAATGTTATGAGGTAGTTGAGTTTATCtgagtaattgtgtgtgtgtgtctggttctgtgtgtttatcagtccattCCCTTTTTGCTtctgtacctttttccagatggcaggatgGTGAAGAGTGAGTAAGAGGGATTTGTCCGATGAGCTACAATGCtagtggctttgcggatgccgTTTGTGGTGGAGATGTCTTCGATAAAGGGAAGAGAGATTCTTTCACGGcggtcctcactatccgctgtagggtcttgcggtctgaGATGGCACAATTTCCAAACCAGAAAGTAATGCAGCTTCTTATGATGCTCTTAATAGTCCCTCTAGAAGGTGGTGAGGATCGCTGGCGGAAGCTGGGCCTACCTCAGCCTTCTCACGAAGAAAAGATGTTCTTGTGCAAGGACCAGGTAGGATTCtcctctaggtggacaccctgCTTATGTTATGTGAAAGATTTAAAAATCTACTTAAAATAAGCTATTAATAAACACCTGCATCAGTAGATAGTAATTAGAAAAGGTAAACTTAGGATACAGCTTAAATAACAGCACTTAAGTGGCATAAagaaattttaatgaattttaaagttgttttaaGGCAAAACTTCATCCGATCTAtttttttcgatttctcatctgtgactCACTCAAtgattactgaacagggagtAGGGAGAGTATTTGGCTGACACCTAACGAAGTAAAACTTAACATAAAAAAGGCACAAGATACTCATTCGTactaaatttaatttctttgtattaatacattgggcagagagttctgccatacagacagacaggcaaacATGTGCtaggcttcaacctgaaataaatcagcttatttttaggtttaaactttaaactatttctacaaactttttTCCCGTCAATTACTATAGTATTACTTCCACTAGTACACAGGAGGACTGGAAACTACATTAAAGGGAATTTGGGAATATTCCAGTTAGATTActctccatgtctttggactgtaggaggaaaccaggtTACCCAATGGTGcacctgtactgtactgtattttctaTACAACCTACATCTGCAAAAGATCTGTGGTTAGTTCTCCAAGATGTTTGGAATGACCTCCCTGCTGATTTCCTTCAAAAACTGCACAAAGGatcacaccaaatactgatttgacCTGGATAtactttccattttgttaattgatAAACATAAACTATTTACACTTCTATTTTTGTAAGCATTCATATGGCATTTTACCACATTTTTTCACACTTGCTTAAAATTCCTGCACTTTCTGCTCTTGCATGATCTTCCAAAATTAATTGTTCAAGCAAGTTGTTTCATGCTTTCTTTCAAGctgtttaatttacatttttcttgtcATTGTCCTGTGTTCTCTGATTTATCTCTTTTGCGCTGTATTGTTCTAAAGAGTGGTTATTCGAGTCACCATAATCGTCTAGTAATTTGCTCTGACATTTCTTTCATAAACATCTACTACTTACTaaatggtttttgtttttgcatcattCAGTGTAACCTCTTAGGAGATCAATTCTGGCACCAATAACAGCCAAAGCCATTGAGATTACTATGAGATATAGACAGagatataaaaataagaatgacaaataaataaatatagcagCATGTAGCTAATTTAGGTTCATGAAGCTGccagaaattatttaataagcCATATAATTATTATCCTTTATATCCCCACAAATTATGTATTATCTAATTCTGGTTTAGCATTTAAGTAAATAGGCAAAtgtgtaaatacataaataaagcaaaatgagataaattgcaatattttatttgGAATATTTTGGAAGttaaaaagagatttaaaaaaccTAAAATATGTAAGAACTCTGTTAAAAATATGTACTTTTAAACTAATGCTTCTTAAGTGGTTTGGGGTTCCAATTAatctgataaataataataataataataataataataagcaaagtttaaatacattttaagccttttaaataatataaaatgtaaaaaaaaaatgccaataGCATTTATTCAGGttataaattacaaataataaattatgaacTGCAGGAGGTCATAACTTTTGCCTTACATTCtcttacaaaaaagaaaaattaaaccgCATTTGAGTCATTTATAAATAAGTCCCACATTGCTTCACAATTTCGTCTGTCTTCACTTATCGTAAAGGGTGTGACATTACAATTACTAGAAATCTATACTAAGGAACAGTTATAAGAAACACCTTAGTGGTGCAGCTTGGACACATCCTCAGTGATGAACCCAgggtcacagggtgtttcgggtCTTAGATCATCAGACACCCTCACCTGAGCGACCCAGCCGGGGATGATCAGACCCCGACTTGTGTCCAAGCAGCGGACTAAGCCATACGTCGCCCCTTTTTATCCACAGCCACCTAGAGGCTTTCTCCGCTGCCTCACAGATGTTTCTGGTGGCTTTTCTTTCTTGAGCACCTCTGATTCCAAGCAGCCTGAGTGATCGGTGCAGGCTCTGTCCTGGGAATCCTCTGCAGCCAACCTCAATTGGCTCACAGCGGGCCCTCCACCCTTTCCGCCTGCAGTCCTCCACCAGTTCCAGATACTTCGCCTTTTTCCGCTCAAAAGCTTCCTCAATCCGATCTTCCCAGGGGACTGTGAGTTCCATTAGCACCACTTGCTTTGTACTTTCTGATGTTAAAACCATGTCTGGCCTGAGTGTTGTGCTGGTAATGTGGTCTGGAAACTTCAGTTGCCTCCCCAGATCTACCTTCAGCTGCCAGTCCCCTGCTGTGGATAGCAGACCAGCTGAGACCTTTGACTGTGACTGAGTCTTCTCCCCGGCCCTGACGAAAACAATATTTGGCCTTACTAGGGGCTGGTGCTTACTTTGCTGGATTCCAGCACCGATGATATCAGCTACTGCCTTCAGCACCTGGTCGTGGCGCCATCGGTACCTCCCCTCTCCCAGTGCTTTTGGGCAGCAGCTCAAGATGTGCTCCAGCGACCCTCTTGCCGGGCACAGAGGACAAGATGGTGCTTCCACTAGCCCCCAGCAATGCAGATTAGCTGGGCTCGGTAGGACGTCATACACTGACTGGATCAGAAACTTGAGTCTTGCTGGCTCTGACCTCCAAATTTCTGACCAGGTGATTTTCCTAGTCAGTGCATGCTCCCAATTGGTCCAAGCTCCCTGCTGAAGCATAGCCACCATTTTACTACGCCGCTCCTCTTCCACCTCTGCTCGGACCTCGCCCTGAATCATTTGCCGTCTGACCCTCCCCAGCGCTCTGTCATAGCGCGGCATTTTATGACAGCCGAGTCCTGCTCGCCCAACCGCCACAGACCCTACTAGCACACCATGCCGCAACCTTGCCTCTGCCAGCTGGACTGCCTCCTGCGCCCTCCACTTCCTTCCAGTCCTGACCTCTATGCCTGCAGAGGAGACTCCGGTGTCGGATGAGTCTCTGTACAGTAACACCTCCCTAGCTCTTGTTACTTTGAATTCCTCTGTAAGGCCTGAGAACGGGAGCTGGAGCTTGTTGGTGTGCCCATACAGGGCAATGCAGCTCAGGCTCTTTGGCAGGCCCAGCCACCTACGCAGGAACTGGCTGATGTTTCTCTCCAGGGTCTCCACCGTTGTTATTGGGACCTGGTACATCAACAGTGGCCACAAAAGCCTTGGCAGAATGCCATGCTGATATATCCAGGCTTTAAATTTCCCGGGGAGGCCTGCCCTGTCCACTGCTGCAAGCCAGGTTTTCAGCTCTGCGTGCATAGCCTGGATTGCTGCTGTGTCTCTTAAAGTCGCATCGAAGAGCTTCCCCAAGCTCTTCACCGGCTTCTCCGTCAATGATGGTATCTGGAGCCCGTTCATGTGGAAGCGGAATTTGACCTCAACTCTCCCCTTCCTCAACACAAGGGACCGGCATTTAGCTGGCTTGAATGACATTCTCGCCCAAGATGTTAACCTTTCCAGACCTTTAAGAAGCCAGCGGCACCCTGGCACTGATGTTGCTGTGACTGTTAAGTCATCCATAAAGGCTTTAATTGGCGGTTGTCGAGTGCCAGATCTAGAAAGAGGCCCTCTGCATTCCACTTCTGCCGCCTTGACAAGCATGGTCATCGCTAGAGCAAACAGCGTCACTGATATGGTACAACCAGTAATGATGCCTTTTTCTAGGCGGTGCCATGCTGATGTTATAGATCCAGATGTAAATCTCATACTAAACCTACTGTAATAGTCCTGTATGAGATCTGTGATCTTCTGCGGAACATGGTGCATCGTCAAGGCTTTGGTCACCAGCTTGTGAGGAATTAATCCTTAGGCATTTGCCAGATCCAACCATATGACTGACAAATCTCCTCGGTTCTCTCTGGCCTCTCGAATCAGCTGGGTGACCACTCCAGTGTGTTCAATGCAGCCTGGGAAGCCTGGAACCCCTCCCTTCTGCACGCTAGTATCAATGTAGGAATTCCTCAGGAGGAAATCGGTCATGCGATTGGCAAGGATCTTAAAGAAGATCTTGCCCTCTACGCTAAGCAGTGAGATGGTACGGAACTGCGAGATGTCACTTGCGTTTTCCTCCTTCAGTATCCACACACCTTCGGCATACCTCCACTGCTTGGCTACCCTGCCTCTTCGCCATACTACCCTGATGATTCTCCACAGCCTCTTCAGAAGTCTTGGGCAGTGCTTGTATACTTTGTATGGCACGCCACTCGGCCCTGGTGCTGCACTGGTCCGTGCAGCCCTGACCATGTTCTTGACCTCTGCCAGCGTTGGCTCTTTGATGTTGAATTGGCTGGATGGTAGTGGTGGTGAAATTAGTTCTCTGCAGGGGCCCAGGTCTTCCTCCCTCTGCCGGTCGCTGTATGTTTCAGAGAGATGGCGATTGATGTCGTCTTTTAGGCACATGAGGGTCCCACTTCGCTTCTGCCCAAGCAGCTTCTTCGTAAACCCGAAAGGGTTAGCTATGAAGGCAGTGCGCTTGCGGGCCCTCTCTCTACCCTTCCTCCTGTGCCACTCAGCACGACGTAGGGAGATGAGCTTTTTCCTAAGGGTGTCCCGGAGCTCAGTCAGGGCGGGCTTTTCTTCCTCGCTCGCCTTCTTAAAACGTTGTTTCAGGGACTTTAAGTCTCTCCTGAGTACAATGATCTTATTCTCTCGCCTGTTGGGTCTGGCTGTAGTCTTGGCCTTTGGCTGTTTGATACCAAACCGCTCAGCACCGATGTAGATGATGAAGGTGCACATCGTTTGGAGCTGCTGGTCCACACTCCCTTTTGATGATGCTTCCAAGGCGCCATCTACATCTTCATCGAACTGGCGCCACTCAAACTCCTTGTGTGCCGCTGGCCACAAGACCCTGCGATGTTCAGATGGATTGCTGGGTGGAGCACGCTGAGCTTGGAAGTTCTGAACACTGTGGGTTGACTCCGGGTCCTGCTCCTCCTCCGTCTCACCAGGGGCCTTGCTATGCACTGCCTCTGTGTGTTGTTCAGCTTGCTCCTTCCTCGTACAGCCCATCTTTGTCTGATGGATCTTTAGGCCTTTCAGGTTCTTGCAGCTTTTGCCACACATACAAGATACTCTCATCGTCGTTAATCCTTTGCTCATGTTCTGCACCGGAAGGTCCGTCCGTGTGGGGTGCTCATCCTCCCCCCCTCTCGGGCACTGCAGTCCTCCACCAGTTCCAGATACTTCGCCTTTTTCCGCTCAAAAGCTTCCTCAATCCGATCTTCCCAGGGGACTGTGAGTTCCATTAGCACCACTTGCTTTGTACTTTCTGATGTTAAAACCATGTCTGGCCTGAGTGTTGTGCTGGTAATGTGGTCTGGAAACTTCAGTTGCCTCCCCAGATCTACCTTCAGCTGCCAGTCCCCTGCTGTGGATAGCTGACCAGCTGAGCCGGCCCTGACGAGAACATAGGATATCTAATTAAAATGCACTTCAATCACGTGTCACTTATTACCAAATCATCCAGCTTTATTAAAGAAAGGGTTGCTGCAGAAAGTGCATCACTTCTGATACAGTGTGTGCGGTGTAATGGAAACAATGAGTGCTGTGCCTTCATTCATACCTCTTTTCTCCTCTTTGAGGTAAGAACTGATTTCCACTTTTTGTTTGACAAATCTTTGCAAATGCTAAGGTGTTTATGAACTAAATGTGACATAATGAACCTCTTAAAATTTTCTACTTGATTTAAATTTCTTAAATTAACATGACAAAAATATGCAAAGTATAATATATTGCCACACAATATGTTATTGCAGCTTCAGTTTGGCATCCGTGCAGCAGGATGTATATGAGGACCTCTGGAGTATGAATATGGACATCGCAAACAAAACTCTCCAACTTGACTTCATGCAGCAAATGCAATCCAACAGTCTACAAGCTGAGCGCTATGTCAACTTCACCTTGCAGGACATCAACTATGTGCGAGAGGTTACCGGTATGCTGAAAATAATGAGCAAGAAGGTCAAAAAACCAAAAGACCTTAGTGACTTAATAACAGGAAGATACAACAGTTACAAATCATTTTTGGACTTATTAATTCAGCAATATTTCTTTAAGGTAAGAGCCGAAACAATGCAAAAGAAATTACAATGTACTGTAGACGTGATATATCtctgttataaatataattcaaTTGACATTAtgtccctgaatacagaatgCAGCTTCTATCAAACCAACACCAGCCATGAAGAAATATCTGGCAACTTACAGACAGGCGATGACCAAAGACCCTATTTACTTTGCTGTAGCTCTCGTGCCCTGTGCAAGGCTCTGGGTGTGGCTGGCCAACAACGTGGAGTTACCACCTACCAATGTCTACCACACATGGCAAGAAGACAATAAGAATGGAAACCCTGAAAAGGATTACAGAGATGTACTGAACAAATATCTAGATACAGCGGAAAAAATCAACGTAGCCAAGGCAATTTTCCGCACGCAAATGCAGAACGAGCATGACTTTTTTGAAACTTCTTGAGCTGATCATATTTTAGGTTTGGCAGGCTTATGCTTTCTcataaaattgcttaaatacTAGATAAACCCTCATGAATTAGCCACCACTGTTTTAATTAATTGGCGTTGTTAATGTTGTTAATGAAGTTTTTGCTTTAAGGCATAAGACATGTTTTTCAGGAGaatcattaattttaaaatgtaatatttatgtgATTAAaagcatatatttaaaaaacttcaTGTGTGAATTTCTATTCTTTTGCACTGTCTGCATGGGCTCCCTCAGGGGGTTTTGGTTTCAAAAATATTCGGGCTGGTTGATGAACTGGTGACAATGAATTGCCCTCATGGTcagaatcagtgtgtgtgtgtgtgtgagagagagagggagcgagtGCGTGCGCGATCGCGCTTCTTACAGAATCCAGATTCCAGTAAgtcaataatgaaaaaattaaataataataataataataataataataataataataaatgagtgaACAAGTAAGGCAACAAACTTAAACTTAACAGAAAcgttgaaataaaaatattcttttctgcattgcaattttaaTCTTCGGCACTTAAATTTTTTGTAGTTGTACATTTCAAATTGAAAGAtcatttaaccatttaaaaagtaattgcaaAAATATAGACCTTACTAAAttgccttttaaaaaatattttcaactGAGAATACTATCTTAGGCAGCAGGGTGTACTaggttagcactatcgccttgggtcgggggtttgattcctgcctcttggtctatgtgcatggtgcatgttctccctgtgcttggtgggttttcctccaaacaatccaaagacatgaatattaagctaactggtgttccccaattgccagtagtgtgtgaatgaatgtgtggtTATGTggatgtgccctgcgatggattggcatcctgtccagagTGTAGCTCACCATGTctcctgtatacaagataaaccAGTacagatgagtgagtgagaataccatctttattatttttcaacctCACCAAGTCAGTCTGCCAAAAGTTTCACTCACCATCTattctgctttatcctgtgtacagggtccggggggcctagagcctatcccaggagacttaggcacGAGGCGATGTACACCTGgctggggtgccaatccattgcaaagcacaaacacatacacactgttcTGTGGACTGTAGTAGGAAACATGACCATTCTgggggaacccaccaagcacggggagatcatgcaaactccatgcacacagacccgaggttgGTCTGCCAACATTCAGGTATTACAGTTAAaatgaaggggggaaaaaaatctgcatttttttttattgcaacatgtttttgttctgttcatgtaatttgacactgtttAACACTGCActggaccggcactgcatccagtggctgggttcagggcactggctggggatcgaacccggccttccgcatggcaggcgaaacacctgcCACCGAGCCACCATATTACATAGCAATTGTGGTACCCAATAAATATGGTATTTACCAAAGACAATGGAGGTTACCATAAGAGGTATTGGTAACCTTTGGAGGTTCCATAAGGGATGCAGTGGCACTGCACAGATTACTATAAAAGAGACAGTGTAAGTACCATGACAATTGGAAATACAGTATACCACAAAAAGaccaatttttaaaaaggaaaaaacggGGTACATTGatacgctctctctctctctctcttattaggttttgtctgtacattgagcATAATTgttagatggttgttgatcagtggGTCTGCGCGTATTTATCAGTTTAGTTCCAATGTTATGAGGTAGTTGAGTTTATCtgagtaattgtgtgtgtgtgtctggttctgtgtgtttatcagtccattCCCTTTTTGCTtctgtacctttttccagatggcaggatgGTGAAGAGTGAGTAAGAGGGATTTGTCCGATCAGCTACAATGCtagtggctttgcggatgccgCTTGTGGTGGAGATGTCTTCGATAAAGGGAAGAGAGATTCTTTCACGGcggtcctcactatccgctgtagggtcttgcggtct contains the following coding sequences:
- the LOC128534419 gene encoding uncharacterized protein LOC128534419; amino-acid sequence: METMSAVPSFILLFSSLSFSLASVQQDVYEDLWSMNMDIANKTLQLDFMQQMQSNSLQAERYVNFTLQDINYVREVTGMLKIMSKKVKKPKDLSDLITGRYNSYKSFLDLLIQQYFFKNAASIKPTPAMKKYLATYRQAMTKDPIYFAVALVPCARLWVWLANNVELPPTNVYHTWQEDNKNGNPKKHYRDVLNKYLDTAEKINVAKAIFRTQMQNEHDFFETS